In Paenibacillus larvae subsp. larvae, the following proteins share a genomic window:
- the def gene encoding peptide deformylase — translation MAIRIIVMDPDPVLREKAKPVTKFNSSLHKLLDDMADTMYENEGVGLAAPQVGILKRAIVMDVGDEHGLIELVNPEIVATSGEQIGPEGCLSIPDLQGDVRRPMNVTVKGQDRNGNEVIVEGTELLARCIMHEVDHLNGILFTDLALKLYRNELEENGDR, via the coding sequence ATGGCTATTCGTATTATTGTAATGGACCCGGACCCGGTTCTTCGGGAAAAGGCAAAACCGGTCACGAAATTTAATTCCAGTCTCCATAAGCTGCTTGATGACATGGCCGATACGATGTATGAAAATGAAGGAGTTGGGCTGGCTGCTCCACAAGTTGGCATTTTGAAGCGGGCAATCGTAATGGACGTGGGGGATGAACACGGGTTGATTGAATTGGTGAATCCGGAAATTGTCGCCACCAGTGGTGAACAGATTGGTCCCGAAGGCTGTCTAAGCATTCCAGATCTCCAGGGTGATGTGCGCCGGCCGATGAATGTGACCGTAAAAGGCCAGGATCGGAATGGGAACGAAGTGATCGTAGAAGGGACAGAGCTTCTTGCCAGATGTATCATGCATGAGGTTGACCATCTGAACGGTATTCTTTTTACGGATCTGGCCTTGAAATTGTACCGCAATGAACTTGAAGAAAATGGTGATAGATAG
- the fmt gene encoding methionyl-tRNA formyltransferase — MKLIFMGTPEFAVPSLKAVLTEGHEVAAVVTQPDRPKGRKRVLTPPPVKIEAEKHGIPVYQPEKLRQSDVIDRIREIAPDLIVTAAYGQILPKSLLEVPRLGCINIHASLLPKYRGGAPIHHAVMNGDPVTGVTIMYIAEGLDTGDMISKVEVPIMDEDTAGSMFKKLAAAGADLLRRTLPGLMDGSIQAVPQNEKEAVYSPNITRENEKIDWSRTSLQIFNQIRGLNPFPGAYTLWNGAIMKVWACQKPSINSGPEAVKDPVPGTVLSCTVNGIEVATGDGSLILTTIQSPGKKAMDVAQFARGSSIPNGTILGEE; from the coding sequence GTGAAACTGATATTTATGGGGACCCCGGAGTTTGCGGTTCCCTCTCTGAAAGCTGTTCTGACGGAGGGGCATGAGGTTGCTGCCGTTGTGACCCAACCGGACCGGCCCAAGGGACGCAAGCGGGTTCTTACCCCTCCTCCTGTTAAGATAGAAGCTGAGAAACACGGAATTCCCGTATACCAGCCGGAGAAACTCCGGCAATCCGATGTGATTGACCGAATTAGGGAAATTGCTCCTGATTTGATTGTCACGGCCGCTTACGGACAGATCCTGCCCAAATCTCTATTAGAGGTCCCCAGGTTAGGATGTATTAACATTCATGCTTCACTTCTTCCTAAATATCGTGGGGGAGCCCCCATTCACCATGCCGTTATGAACGGTGACCCGGTTACCGGTGTCACCATTATGTACATAGCTGAGGGGCTTGATACCGGGGATATGATCAGTAAGGTTGAAGTTCCTATCATGGATGAAGATACCGCCGGCAGCATGTTCAAGAAGCTAGCGGCAGCCGGGGCTGATTTGTTGAGACGAACTCTTCCGGGACTTATGGACGGGAGTATTCAAGCAGTTCCTCAAAATGAGAAGGAAGCTGTATATTCACCTAATATAACAAGGGAAAATGAAAAGATCGACTGGTCAAGAACATCTCTGCAAATTTTTAACCAAATTCGCGGGTTAAATCCTTTCCCTGGGGCATATACCCTTTGGAACGGGGCTATCATGAAAGTATGGGCCTGTCAAAAGCCTTCCATTAACTCCGGTCCAGAAGCGGTAAAGGACCCGGTTCCTGGAACCGTATTATCCTGCACCGTTAACGGGATTGAGGTAGCAACCGGGGACGGGAGCCTGATTCTGACGACGATTCAATCTCCTGGCAAGAAGGCGATGGATGTAGCCCAGTTTGCCAGGGGAAGCTCTATCCCAAACGGAACGATCCTGGGCGAAGAATAA
- the rsmB gene encoding 16S rRNA (cytosine(967)-C(5))-methyltransferase RsmB, giving the protein MNQKKPTTNILKVRTAREAALQVLLEVEKEHAYSNLMLNKVLRHADLSRQDAGLATEIVYGTIQRLNTIDCFLARFVKKRLDKLEPWVKCLLRLSFYQLYYLDRIPDHAAVNEAVKIAKKRGHQGISGMVNGVLRNVIRQKGDLLLPADLSPIRRIALEQSHPDWLVRRWVEQYGEEKTAEMCLANNKAPKISIRNNILKHCREELIERLLDEGIQAEASFLAPQGIIITGGGNMALTKEYANGDYSIQDESSMLVAELVDPKEGMIVLDCCAAPGGKTTHLAEKMNNKGIVKAFDLYEHKEQLIQEQAERLQLTSVETAVADARKLGERFNRETFDRILLDAPCSGLGVIRRKPDLKWMKKEQDIEEIRKVQQDLLCAVPGLLKPGGILVYSTCTVEIAENEDQVNRFLEKHPDFIPVLEPVPGWPPELNVQLMNRGMVQIFPQDYQSDGFFMVRLRKKS; this is encoded by the coding sequence ATGAATCAAAAGAAACCGACTACAAACATATTAAAGGTCCGGACTGCACGGGAAGCGGCTTTGCAAGTTTTGCTGGAGGTAGAAAAAGAACATGCATACAGTAACCTGATGCTGAACAAGGTCCTCCGGCATGCAGATCTTAGCAGACAGGATGCAGGCCTGGCCACTGAAATCGTGTATGGAACTATTCAAAGGTTGAACACAATTGACTGCTTTCTGGCACGTTTTGTAAAAAAAAGGCTGGATAAGCTGGAACCGTGGGTAAAATGTCTGCTGCGGCTCAGCTTTTATCAATTGTATTACCTGGACCGGATTCCGGATCATGCGGCTGTCAACGAAGCAGTCAAAATTGCTAAAAAACGGGGCCATCAGGGCATTTCCGGGATGGTGAACGGAGTACTGCGGAACGTAATACGGCAAAAGGGAGATCTTCTTCTGCCGGCGGATCTTTCCCCTATACGGCGCATAGCCTTAGAACAGTCCCATCCGGATTGGCTGGTCAGACGCTGGGTAGAACAATACGGAGAGGAAAAAACGGCTGAAATGTGTTTGGCCAATAATAAAGCGCCCAAAATCAGCATACGCAACAATATCCTCAAGCACTGCAGGGAAGAACTGATTGAGAGATTGCTGGATGAAGGAATCCAAGCCGAGGCTTCTTTTCTTGCCCCCCAGGGAATTATTATAACTGGCGGAGGGAATATGGCCTTGACAAAGGAATATGCCAACGGAGATTACTCGATCCAGGATGAGAGTTCCATGCTTGTAGCCGAACTGGTAGACCCGAAAGAAGGAATGATAGTCCTTGATTGTTGTGCGGCCCCGGGAGGAAAGACGACTCATCTTGCCGAAAAAATGAACAACAAGGGCATTGTCAAAGCGTTTGATCTTTATGAGCATAAAGAGCAGTTGATTCAAGAACAGGCCGAACGGCTCCAGCTTACTTCTGTGGAAACAGCCGTTGCCGATGCGAGAAAGCTTGGAGAACGTTTTAATCGCGAAACGTTCGACCGTATTTTGCTTGATGCCCCTTGTTCAGGCCTTGGGGTAATCCGGAGAAAGCCTGATCTGAAATGGATGAAGAAAGAACAGGATATCGAAGAGATCCGCAAGGTCCAACAGGATCTGCTATGTGCTGTCCCAGGACTTTTGAAACCGGGCGGGATACTTGTTTACAGTACCTGTACAGTGGAAATAGCTGAAAACGAAGATCAGGTTAATCGCTTTTTGGAGAAGCATCCTGACTTTATCCCTGTTCTGGAGCCTGTGCCGGGCTGGCCTCCTGAATTGAATGTACAATTAATGAATAGGGGGATGGTTCAAATTTTTCCCCAGGATTATCAGTCTGACGGTTTTTTTATGGTCAGGCTGCGTAAAAAATCTTGA
- the rlmN gene encoding 23S rRNA (adenine(2503)-C(2))-methyltransferase RlmN codes for MKPYMYDLTYDDWKTWLKENGEPAFRADQIFDWLYVKRVTDVNQMSNLSKALREKIKTNFEFVVLKEIANQRSQDGTVKFLFELSDKNAIETVIMKHNYGNSVCVTTQVGCRVGCTFCASTLGGLKRDLSAGEIVAQIVKAQKLLDETDERVSSIVIMGIGEPFENYEAMMKFLKIMIDPKGLHIGQRHITVSTSGIVPNIYRFADEKTQINLAISIHAPNDALRSKLMPVNRRFPFADLIEACKYYTQTTGRRITFEYALMGGVNDQAEHAEELAQVLQQFPMCHVNLIPVNYVMERKYVRTPREDIFNFQRILERNKINATIRREQGSDIAAACGQLRAKHMDRK; via the coding sequence ATGAAACCGTACATGTATGATTTAACTTATGATGATTGGAAAACCTGGCTCAAAGAAAACGGAGAGCCGGCTTTTCGTGCGGATCAAATATTTGATTGGTTATATGTGAAAAGGGTAACGGATGTAAATCAAATGAGCAATCTCTCCAAAGCCCTTAGAGAGAAAATAAAAACTAATTTTGAGTTTGTTGTCTTGAAGGAAATAGCGAATCAGCGTTCCCAGGACGGTACTGTAAAATTTTTGTTTGAACTGTCCGATAAAAATGCAATTGAGACGGTTATTATGAAACATAATTATGGAAACAGTGTTTGTGTAACTACCCAGGTAGGCTGCAGGGTTGGTTGTACGTTTTGTGCCTCTACATTGGGAGGGCTAAAGCGTGATTTAAGCGCAGGAGAAATTGTAGCCCAAATTGTCAAGGCACAGAAGCTGCTGGATGAAACGGATGAACGGGTCAGCTCCATTGTCATAATGGGGATCGGGGAGCCTTTTGAAAATTATGAGGCTATGATGAAATTCCTCAAAATTATGATTGATCCCAAAGGACTGCACATTGGACAGCGCCATATTACGGTGTCAACAAGCGGCATTGTCCCAAACATTTACCGTTTTGCGGATGAAAAGACCCAAATTAATCTGGCCATCTCCATCCATGCTCCAAATGATGCGTTGAGATCGAAGCTGATGCCGGTGAACCGCCGTTTCCCATTTGCAGATCTTATTGAAGCGTGCAAATACTATACACAAACTACAGGACGCAGAATCACTTTTGAATATGCACTCATGGGCGGCGTGAATGACCAGGCGGAGCATGCAGAGGAACTGGCTCAAGTGCTGCAGCAGTTTCCGATGTGCCATGTCAATTTAATACCGGTAAACTATGTCATGGAGCGCAAATATGTACGTACACCCAGAGAGGATATTTTCAATTTCCAGCGCATTCTGGAACGAAATAAAATTAACGCGACCATTCGCAGGGAGCAGGGCAGTGATATTGCGGCTGCATGCGGCCAGTTGAGAGCGAAGCATATGGATCGAAAGTGA
- a CDS encoding Stp1/IreP family PP2C-type Ser/Thr phosphatase: MRIAIQTDIGRIRMLNEDRAVIQNMKGFALAIVADGMGGHQAGDVASQMAIDLIQKHLEQSLSESSSLEECKLCVEEAILKANQEIFEVASGREQFHGMGTTVVAALQTHDTMIIAHVGDSRAYKIDQSSIVQLTEDHTLVNELLKYGQLTPEEADHHPRRNVITRALGTDQEVQVDVQELGWKEKEIVLLCTDGLSGMVDETSIFTLIHSEANLQKAADRLVQAALEAGGDDNVTVILLANDQISDDVETR; encoded by the coding sequence ATGAGAATAGCAATACAGACCGATATCGGACGTATCAGGATGCTGAATGAAGACAGAGCCGTCATCCAGAATATGAAAGGCTTTGCTCTTGCTATCGTGGCGGACGGAATGGGTGGTCATCAGGCGGGGGATGTGGCCAGCCAAATGGCTATTGATTTGATTCAAAAACATTTGGAGCAGTCTCTTTCCGAATCCTCCTCTTTAGAGGAATGCAAACTATGTGTGGAAGAGGCCATTTTGAAAGCAAACCAGGAAATCTTCGAAGTCGCTTCGGGCAGGGAACAGTTTCATGGAATGGGAACTACTGTTGTAGCTGCCCTGCAAACCCATGACACCATGATCATAGCTCATGTCGGGGACAGCCGGGCTTATAAGATTGATCAAAGCTCAATTGTCCAGCTTACGGAAGATCACACTTTGGTGAACGAATTGCTGAAATACGGCCAGTTGACCCCTGAGGAAGCGGACCATCATCCACGGCGCAACGTGATTACACGCGCACTGGGTACAGATCAGGAGGTGCAGGTGGATGTTCAGGAATTGGGATGGAAAGAAAAAGAAATCGTTCTGTTGTGCACCGACGGGCTTAGCGGGATGGTGGACGAGACGTCCATCTTTACCTTGATCCATTCCGAAGCCAATCTGCAAAAAGCTGCTGACCGGCTGGTACAAGCTGCTCTGGAAGCAGGCGGAGATGATAACGTGACGGTAATTCTGCTTGCTAATGATCAAATTTCGGACGACGTAGAAACGAGGTGA
- the pknB gene encoding Stk1 family PASTA domain-containing Ser/Thr kinase, with the protein MIGKTLGGRYEVIEQIGGGGMALVYKCLDLLLNRKVAIKVLRSQFVHDEEFIRRFRREAQAAASLSHLNVVSIYDVGQEGDIHYIVMEYIDGTNLNEIIKERAPLPVEEAIHYSIQICDALGHAHHNEIIHRDIKPHNILIGKNGRVKVTDFGIARAVTSSTITQTGSVVGSVHYFSPEHAKGTSTGEKSDLYSLGIVMYQMLTGQLPFLGESPISVALKHLQEDVEDPRNVNPAIPQSVENIILKSMRKKPSERYDSAREMMQDLETCLTPERRNEPKISFWDSLDEESTRVVPAIRSNQTVMAASDDESQPPDSVSDEEKKKPVDKTKKKWTKRPGIWITILLILLVLVAGLAYFVKQKYSVSKTEEVPFVENLKLEEAVEKLKAVGFTYEVKHEFNEEKEKDVVFKQDPKTGEKLEKNSKITLYVSDGPELKKMPALKNSKIQEAKNQLLALGIKEDQITITNKYSDSGPDVVLQQTPAANEDIDPKNAMVKLTVSNGKKPFNMPNLEGLTLDEAKTRINLSKLKLDDVKYETSYLQPKGKVIKQFPYAPNDEVTSGAGIKLIVSSGLPEEAGEMMISLALKPSVEGQPSTFKIIVSDATRSNYEYKTETVTAPEKADVKVVVSPDKEAVIQVKENDKVVSITTRTYQDYLNEKNGRSAQSVPSAPIPSDTVKTTPTTTPKSNGGA; encoded by the coding sequence GTGATAGGTAAAACGCTCGGGGGCCGTTATGAAGTGATAGAGCAGATCGGCGGAGGCGGCATGGCTCTCGTGTACAAGTGCCTCGATCTACTGCTCAACCGAAAAGTGGCTATTAAGGTGCTGCGTTCCCAGTTTGTTCATGATGAGGAGTTTATCCGGCGTTTCCGTAGAGAAGCTCAAGCTGCCGCGTCCCTGTCTCATCTGAATGTGGTGAGTATTTACGACGTAGGGCAGGAGGGGGATATCCATTACATCGTCATGGAATATATAGACGGGACCAACCTGAACGAAATCATCAAAGAGCGGGCCCCTCTTCCTGTGGAAGAAGCCATCCACTACAGCATACAGATTTGTGATGCATTGGGCCATGCCCATCATAACGAAATTATTCATCGGGATATTAAACCGCATAATATATTGATCGGAAAAAACGGCCGTGTTAAGGTCACGGATTTTGGCATTGCTCGAGCCGTAACCTCCTCAACTATAACCCAAACCGGCTCGGTAGTGGGATCGGTACATTATTTTTCTCCTGAACATGCCAAAGGTACGAGTACAGGAGAAAAATCTGATCTATACTCGCTTGGTATCGTTATGTACCAGATGCTGACAGGCCAGCTGCCTTTTCTTGGGGAAAGCCCCATCAGTGTAGCACTCAAGCATTTGCAGGAGGATGTGGAAGATCCCCGCAACGTAAATCCGGCAATCCCGCAAAGTGTAGAAAACATAATCCTCAAATCCATGCGAAAAAAACCTTCGGAAAGATATGATTCTGCCCGTGAGATGATGCAGGATCTGGAAACGTGCCTCACTCCTGAACGCCGAAATGAGCCTAAGATCAGCTTTTGGGATAGCCTGGATGAAGAAAGCACGCGTGTCGTACCAGCCATCCGTTCAAATCAGACCGTTATGGCAGCAAGTGATGACGAATCGCAGCCTCCTGACTCCGTTTCAGATGAAGAAAAGAAAAAACCGGTTGACAAAACAAAGAAAAAATGGACAAAACGTCCCGGAATTTGGATAACTATTTTGCTCATCCTTTTGGTTCTTGTGGCCGGACTCGCGTATTTCGTTAAACAAAAATATTCGGTTAGCAAGACAGAAGAAGTTCCTTTTGTAGAAAACCTGAAACTGGAGGAAGCCGTTGAGAAACTGAAAGCGGTAGGGTTTACTTATGAGGTTAAGCATGAGTTTAATGAAGAGAAGGAAAAGGATGTTGTATTTAAGCAGGACCCGAAGACGGGAGAAAAACTGGAGAAAAACTCCAAAATTACGCTTTATGTCAGTGACGGGCCTGAATTGAAAAAGATGCCCGCTCTTAAAAACAGCAAAATTCAAGAGGCTAAAAATCAGCTGCTTGCCTTAGGAATTAAGGAAGACCAAATAACTATTACCAATAAATATTCGGATAGCGGTCCTGATGTTGTATTGCAACAGACCCCGGCGGCTAATGAAGATATCGATCCCAAAAATGCAATGGTCAAACTGACAGTCAGTAACGGCAAAAAACCATTCAATATGCCGAACCTGGAAGGACTAACGCTAGATGAGGCCAAAACCAGGATTAATCTTAGTAAACTCAAGTTGGATGATGTCAAATATGAGACCAGTTATCTTCAGCCCAAAGGAAAGGTCATCAAGCAGTTCCCTTATGCTCCTAACGATGAAGTAACTTCTGGGGCCGGAATCAAGCTTATCGTAAGCTCGGGCCTTCCTGAAGAAGCGGGTGAAATGATGATCAGTCTTGCTCTCAAGCCGTCAGTTGAAGGACAACCCTCTACGTTCAAGATTATCGTCAGTGATGCTACAAGAAGCAATTATGAGTATAAAACGGAGACGGTAACCGCTCCGGAGAAGGCAGACGTTAAGGTGGTGGTATCGCCGGATAAAGAAGCGGTCATTCAGGTTAAAGAAAATGATAAGGTGGTAAGTATCACTACACGTACTTATCAGGATTATCTGAATGAGAAGAACGGCCGATCCGCCCAGTCTGTTCCTTCTGCTCCAATACCTTCTGACACGGTTAAAACGACTCCGACCACAACGCCTAAATCAAATGGAGGAGCCTAA
- the rsgA gene encoding ribosome small subunit-dependent GTPase A — MPKGLIMKALSGYYYVLPKGEKTGNSPVQCRARGVFKKKGITPLVGDQVQFEHTENGEGTVTDILPRRSRLVRPPVANVEYAVLVFSVAEPDLNLQLLDKFLVHIENSGLTPLICLTKMDLLNAGEAGAVKAAVRLYESIGYSVHVTSSKKKEGLETIEEALAGSISVFAGQSGVGKSSLLNAMIQGLNLETSEISHRLGRGRHTTRHVELLPLERGGLIADTPGFSQLDFVELEVKNLGECFKEFRESSGNCKFRGCLHIHEPGCAVLEAVQQGEIAKSRYEHYVQFLQEMKDKKRRY, encoded by the coding sequence ATGCCTAAAGGATTAATCATGAAAGCTTTAAGCGGGTATTATTATGTGCTGCCGAAAGGGGAAAAAACGGGTAACTCCCCCGTACAATGCCGTGCACGGGGAGTGTTTAAGAAAAAAGGAATTACGCCTCTTGTCGGTGATCAGGTCCAGTTTGAACATACTGAAAACGGGGAAGGAACCGTAACTGATATTTTGCCTAGAAGATCCCGACTTGTTCGCCCTCCGGTTGCCAATGTGGAGTACGCAGTTCTTGTGTTTTCTGTTGCCGAACCGGATTTAAACCTTCAGCTTCTGGATAAATTTCTGGTGCATATTGAGAATTCGGGTCTAACCCCTCTCATCTGTCTGACCAAAATGGATCTGCTGAATGCCGGTGAAGCAGGGGCGGTAAAAGCTGCTGTCCGTTTGTATGAATCAATCGGATATTCCGTTCATGTGACCAGTTCGAAAAAAAAGGAAGGCCTTGAGACTATAGAAGAAGCCCTGGCGGGATCAATTAGTGTCTTCGCCGGGCAATCCGGTGTGGGGAAATCCTCCCTGCTCAATGCTATGATTCAAGGTTTGAATCTGGAGACAAGCGAAATCAGCCATAGGCTAGGCCGGGGACGTCATACGACCCGCCATGTGGAACTGCTTCCCCTTGAAAGGGGTGGTCTCATTGCCGATACTCCGGGATTTAGCCAGCTCGATTTTGTTGAGCTTGAAGTAAAGAATCTGGGGGAATGCTTCAAGGAGTTCCGGGAATCGTCCGGAAACTGCAAATTCAGAGGCTGCCTGCATATTCATGAGCCGGGTTGTGCTGTATTAGAAGCGGTGCAGCAGGGTGAAATCGCCAAAAGCCGGTACGAACACTATGTTCAATTTCTTCAAGAAATGAAGGATAAGAAAAGGAGATACTAA
- the rpe gene encoding ribulose-phosphate 3-epimerase: protein MVNIAPSILSADFSKLGQEIAEVERGGADWIHVDVMDGHFVPNLTLGPLIVEAIRPHTKLPLDVHLMIENPDQYIPAFAKAGADWISVHVEACRHLHRTLHLIKELGVKAGVVLNPATPLEMVEHVLGDLDMVLLMTVNPGFGGQSFIPTVVPKIKALRAKLLERGLGHVLIEVDGGIQEKTASLVVEAGGDVLVAGSAVFGKEDRAEAIRRIKSAARQA from the coding sequence ATGGTTAATATCGCGCCTTCGATTTTATCAGCGGACTTTTCAAAACTTGGACAGGAGATTGCGGAGGTGGAACGCGGAGGAGCAGACTGGATCCATGTCGATGTAATGGACGGGCATTTTGTACCGAATCTTACACTAGGTCCCCTCATCGTAGAGGCTATCCGCCCGCATACGAAGCTTCCTTTGGATGTGCATCTAATGATAGAGAATCCTGACCAGTATATTCCTGCCTTTGCGAAAGCGGGAGCTGACTGGATCTCCGTGCATGTAGAAGCCTGCCGTCATCTTCACCGCACCCTTCACCTGATTAAGGAGCTTGGAGTAAAGGCAGGGGTGGTTCTCAATCCTGCCACGCCATTAGAGATGGTTGAGCATGTGCTGGGGGATCTTGACATGGTACTTCTCATGACCGTAAACCCCGGTTTTGGCGGACAATCCTTTATCCCCACAGTCGTGCCGAAAATAAAAGCGTTAAGAGCAAAGCTTTTGGAAAGAGGACTCGGGCACGTACTTATCGAAGTGGATGGAGGCATTCAGGAAAAGACTGCTTCACTTGTCGTGGAAGCAGGGGGCGATGTCCTCGTGGCAGGCAGTGCGGTATTCGGGAAAGAGGATCGTGCCGAAGCGATCCGACGTATTAAAAGCGCGGCCCGTCAGGCATAA
- the spoVM gene encoding stage V sporulation protein SpoVM has translation MKFYTVKLPKFLGGFVKAILNTFSKN, from the coding sequence ATGAAGTTCTACACAGTCAAACTGCCAAAATTTTTAGGTGGTTTTGTGAAAGCGATACTGAATACGTTCAGCAAGAATTAA
- the rpmB gene encoding 50S ribosomal protein L28: MSRKCYVTGRSPKSGNHVSHANNKNKRSWGVNVQKVRILVDGKPKRVYVSARALKSGKVTRV, from the coding sequence ATGTCCCGTAAATGTTATGTAACAGGCAGATCGCCTAAATCCGGTAACCACGTTTCCCATGCTAACAACAAAAACAAGCGCTCCTGGGGCGTTAACGTCCAAAAGGTCCGTATTCTTGTAGACGGTAAGCCTAAACGTGTCTATGTAAGTGCCCGTGCTTTGAAATCCGGTAAAGTAACCCGCGTGTAA
- a CDS encoding Asp23/Gls24 family envelope stress response protein has protein sequence MPIELSNEYGKIHVTNEVIAVLAGSAALDCYGLVGMASRKQLKDGIAELLGRDNLGRGVEVRRENDRVEIDLYIIVSYGTKISVVAHNVQTKVKYVLNEVVGLHVDEVNIFVQGVRVAR, from the coding sequence ATGCCAATCGAACTTTCAAATGAATATGGAAAAATACATGTGACCAATGAAGTAATCGCAGTTCTGGCTGGCTCCGCGGCGTTAGACTGTTATGGACTTGTTGGAATGGCTTCAAGAAAACAATTAAAGGACGGCATTGCTGAACTGCTTGGAAGAGACAATCTGGGACGCGGTGTTGAGGTCCGTAGAGAAAATGATCGAGTGGAAATCGATTTATATATCATTGTAAGCTATGGTACCAAAATCTCAGTTGTTGCCCACAACGTTCAGACCAAAGTGAAGTATGTACTGAATGAAGTAGTGGGTCTTCATGTCGATGAAGTTAACATTTTTGTGCAGGGAGTTCGGGTAGCCCGATAA